The proteins below come from a single Chrysoperla carnea chromosome 1, inChrCarn1.1, whole genome shotgun sequence genomic window:
- the LOC123304745 gene encoding uncharacterized protein LOC123304745, translating into MGRQSYIMIGSFLTIALVIQQCYTIRVSYNTRPGPIEPPKPTPTPYYVDNHQTASIVQHIPAPVFEITENDLPNPLEYYPYLPYQYRKKVRASFEKAPVSIYYGSEYDQKYGRQLPYATLRKIAQYNALAQQKNATSAQPKTSIISQRSLNRAEGQPLGNTAVLPNPTVPVQTTTTLANNAGLNYRGPQTFGPDHFAPAQPRYNTVQYFGRPRQADLNQRTVPQFGVLYSAGVRYYVPRLDDYDSENSVYERHDVKKY; encoded by the coding sequence atTGGATCATTTCTAACAATTGCATTGGTGATACAACAATGTTACACAATTCGAGTATCATATAACACCAGACCTGGACCCATTGAACCACCAAAGCCAACACCCACACCCTATTATGTGGATAATCATCAAACTGCATCTATTGTTCAACATATTCCAGCACCAGTATTTGAAATCACTGAGAATGATTTACCAAATCCATTAGAATATTACCCCTATTTACCATATCAATACCGTAAAAAAGTTCGGGCTAGTTTTGAGAAAGCTCCTGTTTCAATCTACTACGGTTCGGAATATGACCAAAAATATGGTCGTCAATTACCTTATGCAACATTACGTAAGATTGCACAATATAATGCATTGGCACAACAAAAAAATGCTACAAGTGCTCAACCAAAAACGTCTATAATTAGTCAACGTAGCTTGAATCGTGCTGAAGGTCAACCGCTTGGAAATACAGCTGTATTGCCCAACCCTACTGTTCCAGTTCAAACCACAACAACATTAGCTAATAATGCTGGTTTGAACTATCGTGGACCACAAACTTTTGGCCCTGATCATTTTGCACCAGCACAGCCACGATATAATACTGTACAATATTTTGGTAGACCACGTCAAGCTGATTTAAATCAACGAACTGTACCACAATTTGGTGTGTTGTATTCAGCTGGAGTACGGTATTATGTTCCACGTTTGGATGATTACGATAGTGAAAACTCTGTTTATGAACGGCATGATGTGAAAAAATACTAA